A section of the Harmonia axyridis chromosome 2, icHarAxyr1.1, whole genome shotgun sequence genome encodes:
- the LOC123673507 gene encoding subtilisin-like protease 2 isoform X2, whose protein sequence is MLPVGGKKGNLNSQLNDQIANEEPLRRSSRIKKRILAQNIEKSINDISKNTKEQLGNAEELQKKLINPPKLEFPEFKGINGSIDDRGISKKSNTTNKKCLGKVKNRKNDEKELRQEFHSSNSQQNHDVNNSKHIDQSPSINVDQPTAEVTADSTEQKKPSDKNLRSKKDKVNSQKNQCIPTKTRNKRTNMTKTDKKEQEGQSGMEIVEKCVVLPSTKKPSTNGLGYNNEDKNGKQTIPKSNFDNTGNAHNQQKAEISKLESFFEQLLQNKKKKESIKKSEKPKSLENKRIRNGNTTLGSIATNHEASEVENEKQTSSSLCEYNTTTTTLKEKSSSDNLETVRDEFGVLEKLPILDEQLQNRKNELNSQQKTEQYTINLRDIHLLRDSPEAENSFGTKIAEKVVNIDSQLVSSSRMKERRYDNEIVISPMPPKISNQYSRMDDKIEEFSDPSTYEFRKVDLLRSSIETYSFPVTCTICYEKFFFKKHVENHLRIHNILSCCCPLCVKEMDNFQRMKW, encoded by the exons ATGTTACCAGTCGgtggaaaaaaaggaaatctcAATTCTCAATTGAATGATCAAATTGCTAATGAAGAACCTCTCAGAAGATCATCGAGAATTAAGAAGAGAATTTTGGCGCAAAATATCGAGAAATCCATaaatgatatttcaaaaaataccaAAGAGCAATTGGGCAATGCCGAAGAACTACAAAAAAAACTAATTAATCCGCCAAAACTGGAATTTCCAGAATTTAAAGGAATAAATGGTAGTATAGATGATAGAGGAATCTCTAAGAAGAGCAACActacaaacaaaaaatgtttagggaaaGTAAAAAACCGGAAAAATGACGAAAAAGAACTGAGACAGGAATTCCATTCTAGCAACAGTCAACAAAACCATGAtgtgaacaattcaaaacacatTGATCAATCCCCATCAATTAATGTTGATCAACCAACTGCCGAGGTGACCGCTGACTCaactgaacaaaaaa AACCTTCTGATAAAAATCTTCGAAGCAAAAAGGACAAagtaaattcacaaaaaaatcaatGCATCCCAACAAAAACCCGTAACAAACGCACGAATATGACAAAAACTGATAAAAAAGAACAAGAAGGTCAATCAGGAATGGAAATTGTAGAAAAATGTGTTGTCTTGCCTTCAACCAAGAAACCTTCTACTAATGGTTTGGGATATAATAATGAAGATAAAAATGGAAAGCAAACTATTCCAAAATCTAACTTTGATAATACGGGTAACGCTCATAACCAACAGAAGGCAGAAATTTCCAAACTTGAATCATTTTTTGAACAACTTttacaaaataaaaagaagaaagaatCTATCAAGAAAAGTGAAAAACCAAAATCtttggaaaataaaagaataaGAAATGGCAACACTACTTTAGGGAGTATTGCGACAAATCATGAAGCTTCTGAAGTGGAGAATGAAAAACAAACGTCATCTTCTCTTTGTGAATATAATACTACTACTACCACTCTCAAGGAAAAATCTTCATCGGATAATCTTGAAACCGTGAGAGATGAATTCGGAGTGTTGGAAAAACTGCCAATTTTGGATGAACAGCTTCAGAACAGGAAAAACGAACTTAATTCACAGCAAAAAACTGAACAATATACAATAAATCTTAGGGATATACATTTACTCAGAGATAGTCCAGAAGCTGAAAATTCCTTCGGAACAAAAATTGCAGAAAAAGTTGTGAATATCGATTCTCAATTGGTTTCAAGTTCAAGGATGAAGGAACGTAGATATGACAATGAAATCGTCATCTCCCCGATGCCTCCAAAAATAAGTAATCAGTATTCTCGTATGgatgataaaattgaagaattctCCGATCCAAGTACCTATGAATTCCGAAAGGTTGACCTTCTTCGGTCGTCTATTGAGACCTATAGCTTTCCAGTAACGTGCACTATTTGTTATGAgaaattcttcttcaaaaaacatGTGGAAAACCATTTACGAATCCATAATATTTTATCATGTTGTTGTCCCTTATGTGTGAAAGAAATGGATAATTTCCAAAGAATGAAATGGTGA
- the LOC123673507 gene encoding subtilisin-like protease 2 isoform X1: MLPVGGKKGNLNSQLNDQIANEEPLRRSSRIKKRILAQNIEKSINDISKNTKEQLGNAEELQKKLINPPKLEFPEFKGINGSIDDRGISKKSNTTNKKCLGKVKNRKNDEKELRQEFHSSNSQQNHDVNNSKHIDQSPSINVDQPTAEVTADSTEQKNIKKGFEKLNVLNERQPSDKNLRSKKDKVNSQKNQCIPTKTRNKRTNMTKTDKKEQEGQSGMEIVEKCVVLPSTKKPSTNGLGYNNEDKNGKQTIPKSNFDNTGNAHNQQKAEISKLESFFEQLLQNKKKKESIKKSEKPKSLENKRIRNGNTTLGSIATNHEASEVENEKQTSSSLCEYNTTTTTLKEKSSSDNLETVRDEFGVLEKLPILDEQLQNRKNELNSQQKTEQYTINLRDIHLLRDSPEAENSFGTKIAEKVVNIDSQLVSSSRMKERRYDNEIVISPMPPKISNQYSRMDDKIEEFSDPSTYEFRKVDLLRSSIETYSFPVTCTICYEKFFFKKHVENHLRIHNILSCCCPLCVKEMDNFQRMKW; the protein is encoded by the coding sequence ATGTTACCAGTCGgtggaaaaaaaggaaatctcAATTCTCAATTGAATGATCAAATTGCTAATGAAGAACCTCTCAGAAGATCATCGAGAATTAAGAAGAGAATTTTGGCGCAAAATATCGAGAAATCCATaaatgatatttcaaaaaataccaAAGAGCAATTGGGCAATGCCGAAGAACTACAAAAAAAACTAATTAATCCGCCAAAACTGGAATTTCCAGAATTTAAAGGAATAAATGGTAGTATAGATGATAGAGGAATCTCTAAGAAGAGCAACActacaaacaaaaaatgtttagggaaaGTAAAAAACCGGAAAAATGACGAAAAAGAACTGAGACAGGAATTCCATTCTAGCAACAGTCAACAAAACCATGAtgtgaacaattcaaaacacatTGATCAATCCCCATCAATTAATGTTGATCAACCAACTGCCGAGGTGACCGCTGACTCaactgaacaaaaaaatataaagaaaggATTCGAAAAGCTAAACGTATTGAATGAACGACAACCTTCTGATAAAAATCTTCGAAGCAAAAAGGACAAagtaaattcacaaaaaaatcaatGCATCCCAACAAAAACCCGTAACAAACGCACGAATATGACAAAAACTGATAAAAAAGAACAAGAAGGTCAATCAGGAATGGAAATTGTAGAAAAATGTGTTGTCTTGCCTTCAACCAAGAAACCTTCTACTAATGGTTTGGGATATAATAATGAAGATAAAAATGGAAAGCAAACTATTCCAAAATCTAACTTTGATAATACGGGTAACGCTCATAACCAACAGAAGGCAGAAATTTCCAAACTTGAATCATTTTTTGAACAACTTttacaaaataaaaagaagaaagaatCTATCAAGAAAAGTGAAAAACCAAAATCtttggaaaataaaagaataaGAAATGGCAACACTACTTTAGGGAGTATTGCGACAAATCATGAAGCTTCTGAAGTGGAGAATGAAAAACAAACGTCATCTTCTCTTTGTGAATATAATACTACTACTACCACTCTCAAGGAAAAATCTTCATCGGATAATCTTGAAACCGTGAGAGATGAATTCGGAGTGTTGGAAAAACTGCCAATTTTGGATGAACAGCTTCAGAACAGGAAAAACGAACTTAATTCACAGCAAAAAACTGAACAATATACAATAAATCTTAGGGATATACATTTACTCAGAGATAGTCCAGAAGCTGAAAATTCCTTCGGAACAAAAATTGCAGAAAAAGTTGTGAATATCGATTCTCAATTGGTTTCAAGTTCAAGGATGAAGGAACGTAGATATGACAATGAAATCGTCATCTCCCCGATGCCTCCAAAAATAAGTAATCAGTATTCTCGTATGgatgataaaattgaagaattctCCGATCCAAGTACCTATGAATTCCGAAAGGTTGACCTTCTTCGGTCGTCTATTGAGACCTATAGCTTTCCAGTAACGTGCACTATTTGTTATGAgaaattcttcttcaaaaaacatGTGGAAAACCATTTACGAATCCATAATATTTTATCATGTTGTTGTCCCTTATGTGTGAAAGAAATGGATAATTTCCAAAGAATGAAATGGTGA